Genomic segment of Salvia splendens isolate huo1 chromosome 12, SspV2, whole genome shotgun sequence:
AGGGACAGTGAGAGCATACAATCGGTAGATATTATCAGACCTTGGGAGCAAAGGTATCTAGGAAAGGAACTCTTCAAAAGACCGTCCACTGATTCCATTAAAGATGAACAGCTTAAGAAGGAAGCAGCTGAATGGTTCGACGCAACGATgactggggaaatggatgatTAAGCCATTgaaagggcaattatggatttctgAACGCCGCCACGACCAACTGAGTTAAAAGAGATCACTCAGCCAGCAAGGGTcgaaaaaccacctgaccaagccgcccCATTGAGAAGAATGTTGAAGGAAAGTCCCGCGCCTACAAGAAAACTATTGTCTTTATCTACATCGTCAGTTACCCTCAAGAGCCTGTCCAACCAGACGTACCAAGAACCAGTCAAACCAAATCTGCAAGGACAGGGAGGAAAATTGATGGAAGAACTGAGGCTGGGTCAAGAggtggtcaagtggaaaacaACAGACTTGAGAGAGATTAAcccagatctgtgcatgcatcccGCCATGTTAGAAGAAGGAGTGACATCCCACCTTGATCGACAACGCAGACTCGACCCCGCTTTGAGAAAGGAAGAGCTCAAAGTGGGGCAGAAAGAGCTACTCTTCCAGTGTCAACTCAAACTGATACCCAGGAGGCGGGATTCAAAATTGGCGGACCCTCGTACCATCATGACAATGCACACACAGGAGGCAAACATACTTCCAGGAGACACCCCCAATCCGTTCTCATTCGTGGTAAAAAGTCAACGGGGTGAGCCTACAGAGACATGACCAAAGCAGACACAGTGGAAGAAATTCGACTGACCCTGCCTAATCTTATCCAGCGagcaggtaaaaggagtgatcgggtactcatggATAGTCTgtttgatcaagcaacaaattcttaatctattaaactgatcaagtgacatcccagGGGAACTCGGTCAAGTCCtttgtagttagtgtaaatagtttttcatGTGTTAGTTTTTAATCTTAGGTAATTAAAAGTCGGAAAAAAGgaaggaaactgatcaagtggaactatttgagttttcatctggaattaattgtccacttgatcagtgcaattcgaatttaattggtggtacagtACTTTCGttgatcagggcaggtgatgaaaggacgtgcgcagtcactggagaggtgtcAGGTAGCGCCAACTCTCGCAATGAAAGGACGTCCTGGAGAAAAGGAGgaagcgtatcagagaagctaagccagctggcactctggAAAGGGTGCACCTGTACGTAAAGAGTCGCAGAAATTTGAACAGCGCAAGGATCTCAACGTCAGAGATCCCAACAGACGTAATATCAGTATAATAGGCAGATTTCAGGACCGTATTTCACTTTCACCCAAAGCGACCACAGTGCATTCCATTTATTCTCCCATACTGCTCCAAGTTTCAAACCCttgcccaaaaaaaaaaataaaaaaatcatcatcTCTATTACCAGTACCTGTAAGAATGTTGATTGAGCAAATTGCAacttcatcctcatcctcagATGCCGGCACCAAGAGTGGCGACCGGGACACCTCGTTCCAGGCCCAAGTTGAAAACCCTAGCCCATCCTCTCAACTTCCACCACAAACCAGCGCCGCCGTTCCACCACCCGCAGTGGACGAAGAGACCCTATGGCACCTCGATAAAATCCTCCGGAGTATACCCTCCGAGATGGACAATGCGGCCGCTTACGCCGCACTCAAAGCTAAACTTGGGATTTCCCGATTTAAAGAGCCTGATTCATCTTCTAAAACAAAAATCCCACCTAGCTCTCCTACATCACCTTCACCATCTCCCATCCAACCTCCGCCATCTCCTATAGCCCAACCTTCGCCTCCTTCCCCAACATTTACCCCTATCCAGCCGGTGAAATACGGTGGGGAAGCCTCCGACGAGGAAGGCTAGAGGGAGGATTATGGGCAGCCATTTGCTATCCCGTCACCAACAAGCGGTGGCGGCTCCACTTCGATCCATGAGCCGCATTTGACTGGGGGCGGCGAAatcaatgaagaagaagagggggACCTCCACCCGTTGTTTGACTATAGGGAAGCTGAGAAGAAGGAGGAACCACCACGCCGTCAGACGCGCCGTATGACAACGGACCGACCTCTAGAGGAAGCTGAAACCCTGAAAACCCGAGGAGAGGAGGAAACGGTGATGCAGAGACCCTGCACAGTATGGCGGCTGGTTGATGAAGAGGAGCCGGAGGAGCCAGAAAGCTAAGAGGCTgttaaggagaaggaagctaaGGAGGACAGCCgtcagaggagagagagaaagtggaaGGGGAAGGGAAGTGTTTttcccccctctaaagagaaGTCGTCCCGCCAACGAGGGGGTCATCATTACAGATGCTTCCGAACCCGCCTCCCCACTaacgagaaagagagagatgaggGCAGCGATGCGGATGAACAAGAGTTGCGCTAGACCCGAACATCCAGGAGGCAACAAGAAAGGCCTACTATATCTCCTTCCACCATCTACTCCTCTCAGCATGTAGCCTTAACCCCAGCTATTCTCCAACAGATGTTGAAATTTGATGATCCCAAATGGCAGGAGGAGGTTCACCAAAGGGtcaaaagaggttgaaggcgtGGAAGATGCTACATTAGCCGTCCTTGGAGAAGATTGAGATGAAAGAGAGGTTTGCCGCTTACATTGCCGACATCGGATTTGAATGGTTGCTAGAGGTTGATGAGACCCCCGTGCCAGAGGAcctggccaaggagtttttcacatCCTTCCGATTCACCGTAAGCTCAGACCTGAACGTCAGAAGTGTCAATGAATTCTCCATCCGGATGGGCCTCTACACCGAAAGCCAAGTGGCTAATGGGGTTTGGGTTGGGCGTGATATCGGTTTTCCTCAGAAGAAACCCGAATTCGATCAGCAAGCCATCTGGAAGGCCATATGCAATGGGCGTGCCCCTACCTTTATAGCCTCTGAATCCAGAGGTCATCACATTGTTGATCCTGCCCTCCGCCTAGCCCAGATCTACCTGGCCTGTAATCTCCTCGGACTGGCCAATACGCTGTCAATCATTACCATATCCgaactctactttatgtggagtaTGAGAGAGCAAAGGAAGGTCCATCTGGGATTCTGGTTGGCCTACTCCATAAGTCAAATTGCTATCCGCATTGCCCGCCATCTTAACGTCTGCCACCTCCTCGGAGCCTATTTGAGGAGAAACTGGATTATGGAGTGTGCCGAACGTCCCATCCTTGGCCCCAGTCCTGAAATGTTTGACTTTGATTTCTTTGTTAGAACTCAGGtactggagaagacgcaagGATGAGGTTTTCAATTTTATGCAGCAGGTCGGCGGGAGCAACAGAGAAGCCAACCCAGAAGGAGAACTAGGCCGGAGGAGACCTCAACAACCCTTGTCGAAGGTGAAAAGGAGGATACACATCGGGCGCCCACTCCGAGGATGGAGCAAGAGGAGGGTGCAAGTGCTGATGACTCATGGAAGCTCCGAGTGGAGCAGACATTGATGCTGCTGGTGGAGAATTCAAATTCTCAATTGGTCCTGCTGGCCAGGTTGCTAGGAACCACCCACAATCAAAACCCTGCCAgccaaccaccacctccctctacaagctcccCTCCGCCTTGGCGTCCATCATCCTCCCGGCCACCCTCAGTATCCCCCGGTCAACCTCCCAGAAGGCATTGAGTATAGCCCCCCAATCTCAGTCATTTCAAGTTTAAACAATCttactttttatttgttttttatttgtataactGACATTCTGCTccacctcacacttagacctgtgttgggtctaagtgtgacaAGTTATGCATATTTTTGTTGGTTTATATCTGCCCTTGTGTTTTAGTTATTGTGCTTCTGTGTTTATTGGCATGTTTGATTATTggcactatctcacacttagcccagtgtctggtctaagtgtgagaaattttcctttttcttttgtgtcgttgcctgtacctaacccttttccactgcatccagtcccccgaggacgagttcatatgcagtgggagggggagggttagttccagaaaataaaaatcattcatgtcaaaaattttaaaaaaaattcaaaatttcagttagtaataaataaggcagtatgcatgaaattggataagtggaagacttgattactttggaaagagttagagaaaggaatcaatatgtttacatgtagaaacttgattgcaaaaacttgatcagtttgaacgatgcaagtatgatggaaatgctcaatttttaaaaCTTACTGTGAAGcatctctatatgtgagttataagacaaagtagaacactttctactatttttacaaaaaaaaaaaaaaatttacgagaggctgaatctttgatatttagatgaaaattgcacaagtagtaaggactaaaggcattaggatttAACCAATtgagccttttcttctttcgctccacgaacccgcctcgtcaagcaaggcaccccttagttaaccaagttgagcccatacactttgACCCGTTCTTTTGAAACCAGAACCCATATCCATACACCTTTTCTTTTATAAACATGTGAGGAAAAGAGGTCAAGAGATGAGTCATTTCAATGTAAGGGGTAGTACGatagaaagtaaaaataaaagggtagccgggttgagcaATTTAGgtaatcaggttgatcaagtcagaaatcAAGTAAAAAAATGTTGTTACCGAGAAGagtttgagaaaaagagggcAGGAAAAAAATTGTAACCTGACCTAGCAAGTCGAAAGGTAGAGAATAGAGCAAAAAATTCAGGGCTAGAagtcgccacttgaccaagtaagatatctagtgttgaaataaatagttcaaatctttggtctcttgactcatgtatttttctttgtttacagtttatatttttgacTTAGAACCCCTAAGACCCTACCCTAATACACTACTACCCTTAAGCCCCGttacacccgaaacaaagacTTTAAGGAACTGTCTTGTGCAATCCGATTCGagatattaaatttgtggcaataccgagtgaacagtcctaacatctctagtgagaaatgagtgactgagtgaatccaacagtggtttttaaattgagcaatcttgatgaactgacaccttgatcaagtaaaagcgaaaaggaagaaacataagctgctggcaaatggattgacctcgaccaggtatgattgttggaaatttattcgatctaatgcatctatgtgaatatgtgtttttatttcgagtcttgttttctttttcatcttcttttactttcttgaaatgagtaaaccatgcctgaaatttgccttatctttttctttttctttatacttggggacaagtatgttttaagtgtgaacagtttgataaggctaatttcatgcatcggtttaggggtaaaatgtacgctacttgatcatTTTATcacgcaaagcaagtgttaaatatgcaggaatgccgcttgaccaagacaacaaggccaaactgatcaagcgagtataataggcgaaaaaggccaactATCAgaggagttgatcaaggggagtaatcaagtaGTCAAGGAGGAGACCACTgtttccagaagaaggacacatgaggctatgagctggtggtgcgcatcattctgttatcaaggacaatgTTCTAGAAGGGAACACGTACtaatatatgagacgcaaggacggagctgagtcacaaatctgttactgaaaagcatcgtcattctagaaggagagcacgtagcaatcaatgagtcgctcactctcagcatgagcgaatattccctgccaagatcgttatccagctggaggtcgtgccgagcctataaatagaagatgtgccaccacattaaAAAGGGGgagatcctttactttccgtctttagtttagtttagtttagctctctagttcagttccctagatagcttagataaagtaatgcttagttagaaagggcaattgaaggagcgctgcagaatacttgatatctgtcggcgtattcttaagtttcccgccgaggatctcctcggtttaCTTTCTTTCGtagttccgaagtgttagcttagtttaaatttcacgatatactgttctgagttttagttttaatcaaagttgatttcattttcatcatcgtgtttactgttctgagtagttaattttcattccagtctgagatttacttgacccagtagttaaagttcccttgagcaagtagttagttacttttctgcctaagttaaaatcagtagttaaaaactcccaaaagtaaaacgtggcagcagccaaccccctgttcactactcaaaCACTTGATACATTAGCTTCTCTGTGgaatcgaccccgaacttgctgctttactgttaaagtagtgcaagattgggagtttataaattacattggtagcGTGGGAAAGcaagatcaacttgatcaagtggcaacgacatttgctaactgatccatccggttcagttatctcttccatataacttgaattaaaaaaaccgCATTTTCACAGCCCGCCAGTACCCTATAAACCAATACCTTCGTCCTTGATCCCAACTCAGTTGGAtcctttccaatacatgagtcgggcaaccccaaatcttgagatgtgctagattgggcttgcgcccagtccacaactcataaggagtagtaggcacGAATTTTGACTGtaagttgtctaaaatatgacttGCTGAAAACAAGGCttgtccccaaaatgaaataggtagccgtgcataactcatcatcgattggaccatgtttaacaaggtcatattccttctttcagccacgccattctgctggggcgtgTTCGACgcggtcagttgggattcaattccctccaccgataagtagtccaaaaactcggcactgaggtactcgtctccgcgatcagatcacaggcttttgatactctttccatgatacgtctccacatatgccttaaactctttgaacttgtcaaaagattcacacttgtggcgcatcaaatagacatattcaatttttgagaagtcatcaataaaggtAATGAAGTATCAAAAACCGCCTCTTGCCTcggttgacattggtccacacacattggtatgaacgagctcaagtacttccttggccctattgcccttagccttaaaaggcctcttggtcatcttgccttccaaGCAGGATTCGCACGTATGAAACGGCTCcttctctagacctttgataaggtCTTGGtccacaagagaatggatcattctttcattggcatgaccaagtctgtTTCGTTTCgttcataagtacgtttcgttcattgaacttgaaggttcttttctttaccttgaaattttcgatgttgtattgagttctgatttgcgattattaaactgtgtagatgtgattgtgtacagatcgttttccatgataccacgtcagatataagaaccatttTTCTTAACAACGCAATTgccattaaaagaaatcgaatatccatcaaaaaccaatttagaaactgaaattaaatttcttctaaaagaaggtatcaacaaaacattcttcaaaataaaaaatctatcactactaaaatgcaattaattgtctcccactgcaacggccgccactttagTAGCGTCGCCCAGTTGGACCTCGATCTCACCATCATATAGCCGTCTtatcacctgcattaagtcaggatcaaaacaaatatgatcagtagctccagtgtcaataacccaagtatgagtggatgtcgaagccaaacatgacttgtccactagagcttggtgcatacttATAGCCTTgacccttttaggacagtctggcttccaatgccccttctctccacacttgaaacacttctcCGAAGGCTTCATGttagtcttcttcttcttcttcttcttcttctccttctccttctccttcttcttcttcttcttcttcttcttcttcttcttcttcttattcttcttcttcttcttctttcccttagcattCTTAGCCGCAACCGGGTTCGGTGCCCTCTTCTTTCCTACGCCAGGCTTAGAGCCAGAGGAATGATGCGCCAAACTCAGCATAGCTACCTTAGCttgaaccataaggtcctccgccgactgaagtttagtcaacaactctgccaaggtgtaattcctttagttcatctcgaagttgagcttgaactgctggaagctagggggaagacagTGAAAGATAATagtcacttgggactcgggatcgatcgtccctcctaAAACCTCAATATGGTTGAGATGgttcatcatctcgaggacatggtcccgcaCAGACATGCCTTCCTTTCACTAATTGACAACATTTTTGGAAGTGTTAATCGAATCTACAAATTACAGTAAGATGTCTTATATAGGCTAAGGAAAAATATAAACTACCAACTAATATAATCCTAAACACTAGTatctaataaaaagaaaaacaatatcaactaattacaatttatttttaatttcaacaccctccctcaagaTGGAAGCACAAACAAATGCTACTATCATGGAAAGAAGCATCAAactaagaaggaaaaaaaatacaaacaactAAGATTTATTCTAACTCAAAGTCAAGAGAAAACCCATCTTGAGCACTTGCAAATGATAAGACTcgttcatgcatgtgttctgtgATAAAGTTACACCCAATTCTGTAATCTGACGTGCAAatgtgagccaggtgtgtgtgaattCCGTCATATTCAGAGACTGAACGGATCAATTGGGCGGATGGAAGAATCAAGAGGAATGAAGTCGAAATTGCAATGCTAAGTTGATCGAGTCAGAATCAAGCGGAGCCAACAGGAGTTTCCCGCATAGAAGATGGAGCTAAAGACCCCCCAAAAGCTAAGGGCAGGAATGACATTTCGAGAGgacggtaccctagggatcagagccctacgcctctctataaATAAGAAGCCAAGCGCGAGTAGAAGGGGGACGCAGACGCTTACACTTACACAAAAACACATTCTAgaaattcagctctcttctagggctgaaatggTAGCTCATTTTGCTTCATATTCTTGATTTCCATCACGCACACACTTGGGTCCTAGTTTAGTTTTAGCTGGCTGGCAGTTTATCGAATTTGAAGTTGTGTAACACCGTTTCGAGAAGGAACGAAGATACAATCTTTTTGTTTCGTTGTCTTGCTGCTACAATTTGCTTTTGGTCACTTGTTGCTTGTCGACTTGGTTGTTTTAGAAGCTTTTGATGTTATGAATTCGGCTTACTCGACATGTTCAGTTTCTTTAAGCAGGATCTCATTTATTTACTTGTGCTTCTGACTTCTGAGTATGTTGTGTTCAAGTAGGTTTGCGGTAGTAGATCTGTCGAATCTGAGTAGCTGTTTACAATTTCCTGTTTGATTGTTGAATCGTAATGGAAggttttaggatgtttagatctggtTGTGTGAAGTATGGTATAGTAGATCTGAGCAGTTTTATGTTGATTAAAGGTGTGATCATGTATGAGTTAGCTTCGGAAGTTGTAGATCTGGTCGATTTGtgatttctgcatgattatggcttaATTGCTGTTTACGTAGATGCAGTTAAAATCTTAGGGTAGATTTACTGTTACAAGTTTATTATGTTAAGATTGTTCGGTCACAAGTTGTTCGGAAATGTTCAGATCTGattatgctctgttttctttaGATTCCGTGACGAAGATGaagttgtaaaaaaaaattactttatcGTACGTTTTGCAGAAGACTGATACACATTTGCTTTACTTTGTTTGGCCATTTCTGGAAATTACagtatgagttgatcaagtagattttcATTCCATTAGCAAGTGGAttggtgtcacgaccgcattttctaaggatagaaacacggttgatcgcgactaggggcgGGAGtataagaagcgggaaagaaataagggaaaataaaatcaaacattggttgcgagacatgactaattaagtgctgatacatagaagaaagataATCGATCATGAAGACTCGagtaattatttgaaaaaaaaattcaaaatatcagagttttgaacaaaatagacctgAGTCTTTTAagtgcacaacggaagcaaatgaacgcggttccatgtatgaagacatgaacctccgagagtcaaaatctgactaaattaaatgtcttgtctcaatagcactttctccaccacttcgctgctcaacctgcacatttagaaatatatgcagggctgagtacacaaagtactcagtgaacacattgccgaaaattacacatatacatttgaaaatattgtcaagccatcatcacagtaacactcgggggtgttattgaaaatacccgagcttactaaaaatattcacattgggctGCAGCCtctttttcctgtactttagccatatctgatcacattgtgccgccgagatggtgttctcgcacggtcaccttctctgcccatcatgtcagaggtatccttgtgccgggaaggtggccaccttccatggtcacctgctctgcccaacatgtcagaggtagcttgtgtacactagtccgagcggggacaccaccctcactaggacccgaattcgacttatatcatcattcataattcacttggccttagccaaacagataggcatcatacaaaaacatttatggcaagacaacatctttaaaaatcacgaacatgtgtacgtgttttcataaaatacgatttgtatttttaatataagaaagctcacctcgttttcttaaaactccttaacttgaatttcctgactccacccttaactcacggagatagccttttgaaaacaaacaacgtactaataagactcgagaaattcacatacttatatgaatgcatgcccctactttatttcttttatcatttgttcaacgttagaaaattttagaaatttgcatattaattaaattgggaagattaattaatatcacttctttattaaacttaattatttccgtgacttgagaacgtcgtctccctctttctttccatttatttccttagcggccgcccgaggcgtcgcggggcgatgccggtcggccaCTCACGCCCATATTTCCACCTTtgactcctcgtattttccCTCCACGATATAGGATTTAATCCCAAGATTTTGCTTAACTCACTTTCACCAATTACTTTCCCTCGAATTAATTATTTCGTACTTGAGATACAAAGTCATTCGAATTATtccggaaattaattaattaaaactcTCAATTAACATTAGCCCTCAACATATTTATTTAGAAGAATGCCCAAGACTCCAATTAATTAGCCCAAACTTTaatcaaaagaaaagaaaaaggaaggccCAAAACATATATCCTTTCTCCACCATCGGCACTCCGTCTCCCTCTGATTTCTCTTCTTCACCAATTCtcccaaaattaaattattggcccaaagatttatttgaaagcccaagacttaattattttcCCACCTTATACCtccaacttaaaattttaaagcccAAAACAATTATTAACTCATCCTTATCTCTCCATTTTATTTAGTAATGCCCAACTAAAAAGAATGGCacaaatcaaataaatcatcCTATTTGCTTTATAAGGcacgatttttttaaaaaaacaaacaaaggCCCAATTTCTTCATTATTTAGTGTGACCCAACTAAAATG
This window contains:
- the LOC121757506 gene encoding lysine-rich arabinogalactan protein 19-like, which codes for MLIEQIATSSSSSDAGTKSGDRDTSFQAQVENPSPSSQLPPQTSAAVPPPAVDEETLWHLDKILRSIPSEMDNAAAYAALKAKLGISRFKEPDSSSKTKIPPSSPTSPSPSPIQPPPSPIAQPSPPSPTFTPIQPVKYGGEASDEEG